ttttttttttttttaatgacagtgaCTCCTTGGAAAATCATGTCTACTGGGTCTGACCAGGAGTCATTCCAGGGGGGGAATCTTTTTGTTAACTTGTTTGTTGTATATGGTACTAGACTTTTATACTTAAAAGCCACATTTCTCTATGACTTACAGGCTTATCAGAGAATACATGGGGAAGAGGTAGGGACATTCAGTTCAGTTATTGAATTCAACAAAAATTGaagatttggaaaaaaatagATTCTAAACAAATATTTACAAATTCAAAATTCCTTATCTTATTTTGTCtagcttcatttttttatttttattttttcaaggaaATTAAAGCAATAAGTTTTCATGGAGAAATGGAATCAAACTTCTAATGATTTCATTTTGTTGGGGCTTTTTCCCCCAAATCAAACTGGCCTGCTCCTCTTGCTCCTTATCATCCTTGTATTCCTTCTGGCCTTGATGGGTAACTCAACCATGATCCACCTCATCTGCACGGATCCCCatctccacacacccatgtattttCTCCTCAGCCAGCTCTCCCTCATGGACCTGATGTGTATTTCTACCACAGTTCCAAAGATGGTGTACAACTTCCTCTCTGGCCACAAAGGCATCTCTTTCCCAGGATGTGGCACCCAAAGCTTCTTGTTCTTGACAATGGCTGGGTCTGAAGGCTTACTCTTGGCctccatggcctatgaccgttatGTGGCCATCTGTCGGCCCCTCCATTATCCCAACCTTATGGGTAGAAAGATGTGTGTCCAGATGATGGTAGGATCTTGGATCTTGGGATCCATCAACTCCTTGGCACACACAGTCTACGCCCTTCATATTCCTTACTGCCGGTCCCGGGCCATTGATCATTTCTTTTGCGATGTCCCAGCCATGTTGCCTCTTGTGTGTATGGACACCTGGGTCTATGAGTACATGGTTTTTGTGAGCACTagcctctttctcctccttcctttccttggcATCACTGCTTCCTATGGTAGAGTACTTTTGGCTGTCTACCATATGCACTCcaaagagggaaggaaaaaggcctTCACCACCTGTTCAACTCATTTAACTGTAGTTACTTTGTACTATGCACCATTTGTCTACACCTATCTTCGGCCCAGGAATCTCCGCTCACCAGCAGAAGATAaaattttggcctttttttaCACCATCCTCACTCCCATGCTCAATCCCattatctacagcctgaggaataaggaAGTCCTTGGGGCCATGACAAGGGTGTTTGGAATATTCTCTTCCAATAAAGAATAGTCAAGACTCCCCgtactcttttttctttatttccttttccatgttgaTTAGAATATCCTAGAGAAGTGCTATTCAATAAAAATATAAGACACATATGTAATTATAAATTTTTCTTGAAACACAAAAGTcgaatgaaagtgaaattaatttaaataacaaatgttaaCCAAAAACATTTGTAATATTACAAATAATATAAATTTTATCTACATTGATGTCTATTATTACtgtatattgtatatatatactaCGCATATAACACAtatgtatgttctatattttatatagtATAGTATGTTTTCTGAGTATATTACTATTAACATAATAATGttaatataatattaatataGCTAATAATGTATAATACTATTAGTACAATAATATAactatttttttattgaactaTTATCATTTGTACatttaatcaatataaaaatattaatgtaaCATTTTCACTTTGTTTTCGTTCTAAATCTTCACAATCTTGTGTGTATTTTATTCTTAAAGCACATTGTAATTTGGACTATACACATTTCAAGGCCAGTGATAACTGCCTTGGGCAGCACAACTTTAGAGCATCCTGTAAAATGTTTTAGAAATAATATATCTGTGGTGTATAAAAACCTAGGAGGTGCATAAAATATGTGTGATGGGACGTAAAGTAACCAACGTAAGCGTGCTAGTAAAGTGCTTATAAGAGTTTATTTGTTTTACTCCTTTTTAGCATATATATCTTGATTTTAATTGTCATCTGGAATCCATCCTGTCCTAGTCTCCTTTTACAAAACTATTTGGACAGCTCTTGTTTGATTTGGAGTCCCCCAGTGGTGCAAACtattaacgtgcttggctgctaactgaaaggttggtggtttgagtctacccagaggtgcctcagaagaatggcctggagatctacctctGAAAGACCAGTCaccgaaaactctatggaacacagttttactcagGAATTTTTGATTTCAATAGATACATTGAAGTCAAATGACTGGAATAGGGGCATGAGAATTATAGACAATTTATTCTATATTCAAATGAACAAAATTATGTTTGAAATGACCTTAAAGAAGTTATTTGTACTCACATATGTTATTTTTCTAGAGCCACTGGTGGCTACAGCttgaaataaaatcaaaacagTGACTTCAGGTTTCAGCTATGATGTGTACAATCTGAATTGAACTTTGTACAGGTTGAAATTCTATGCTAATAAATCACTATTTTTGTTTAACAgaggttttattgttgttattttactAATAAACTTAAGTTACTTCAAACCTACCTATGAAGTTGATTAAGAATAATTTTAATGAttgtgagggaaaaaaaatgagaactTAGAAGAGTCCATCCTTCCACAACTCTCTGTCCATTGACCAAGCTCACTTTCCCATTGTCTTTCCTTggatcttttaatattttcctatttTTGGTGGCTTGAGTTGTTTTCAAATGTAAAATATATTGCCATCCAACTTATTTTCCTAAACTATTGATATGATCTTGTCATTCTATCTTTTTTAGACAATGAATCCCCTCTAGATTCACAAAAGTTCTAAACTTAAATTCATATTCGAATATTTCTAAAATCTAAATTATGTCTACCTTTACCTTTCTGGAGCTttcatacagttgctatgagtcagaattgggtttACCTTTCTACCACTCAAATCACATAACTGGTGCTACGGATATATTGGACTTCTagactgtaaggagccctggtggcacaatggttaaacatttggctgatagacaaagggtcagcagttcaaattcaccagctactccttgggaactctgtggggcagttctaccctgtcctatagggttgctatgagtcagaatcgactccaagtgTTACCAAATCCTAGAAGGTAGGTCCTTGTCTGGTGCACTCAAATTGGCCAATTATCTGGTCATTGGCCTTTGAGAAAGTAATTTTAttgcaatgcacagagcaaggTGTCAGGGAAGAAGTTCCCCAGATCCGGCTCCCTGAACTACAGGGAAGTGGGGCTTATATgagatttgggcagcaagatgttGGCCATCCAACTGTTCTGGGGAGGGAAAACTCTTGAACGCAGCCAGGTAACAGGAGGCAATGTGGTTTTTGTTAGACATCTGGCTTCGAAATAGGGtccaggtgatgattttccttctgattcattcctccTGTTGGTGCATCCCCTGTTGAGATCAATTAGTAGTCACAGCTGGCCCTCTGCACGAGTGGAACATGCCAAATCTGATTTAGGCTaatttaaggactaatggaaactTACTGGCATTAGTAATGTCAGGTTACAACCTCCCTTGAGTTGTAGCAATTCCTTAATCTTAAGGGATAAAGGCCAGTGACTCATCTGGCTACTTCCTGCTGACATGGTGGAGAGTTTTTAGGGATGTAGGAATAGACAGGAAATGGCTAACCCCAGAGGGTAGCAGGCAAAGGAGACTTAAGGTGGAAGAGGGTTACTTATCTGTAGGCTGTTTCTTAAAGTGTAGTCTTACGTATCCTAGTGGCTCATACTCCTGCTCGAGTTCGGAGGGTTGGCTATCTTTGTAGTCTGCACTTTGTTGACCTTTGCCTATAGGGTAAGACTTTAGAGGTACATCTGGGTCTATGGGTACATACTTCACCATGGTATAGTGGATCCAAGGTTTCACTCCGGCTATCTTCGCCAAGGAATGGGTGATGAGAAGAACTTCGTAAGGACCAGTCCACTTGAGTTGAAGCCACCTATAAGGATAATGCTCATCCCACTTCTTTATGAGAACTAGGTTTCCTGGGGTGAAAGGATGAAGAGAGGTACCTGTGGGAAAGAACATACAACTGgatgcataatggttaatagctttCAGAGTTACATATAGTGACCTAAGATACCTGGAAACACTAAGTTCCTGTACTACTTGAGGATGTATACCTTGATTTTAATTGTCATCTGAAGTACTACATCCCCAGGCTGCCTTAAGGAAAGGTCTCCCATGCAGCATTTCATAGAAGCCTGCATCTAGGGACCACCCAGACTCTCAATAGTGCAATATAGCAGCTTGATCCGGGACAGGTTGGTCTCTTAGAATACAACTATTCACCAACATTGCTCATATTAACTTAGGTTTCTAATCAGACCTTTTAAGCACACAGTCGTCAATACACTAGTTACTACGGTCTCTAGGGAGCATGTAGCTTCCACTGAATTCCTAAATGTCCTGACTTTGGATACAAACTCTCCTCTATCATGGCTTTGAACTGAATAAGGTAGGCCAAATCTATAAATAATCTCATTGAGGAGAGCTTTGCTTACCTCAGATGCTTTTTCCATTCAGAAGGGGAAGGCTTCTACCCATCTGGTAAAGGTATCCACAAACACTAAAAGATAATTGAAACCTCCTTTATAGCCACTGGCATAACTGTTAAGTCCTCTTGCCAGTCCTCTTGGGGTCCGGTCCCACAGGCTTGTACCCCAGGCACAGGAGgtggtgggcttggttttggattGTTCTTTGCACAGGTGACACATTGTTGAAACATACCATCCCAACCATAATGTTGCCTGATTAGGGTCCGTGCACTGGAGCAGGCGAGCCAATGAAACTTACTAcaagacagaaagacagagaaaattTTATTTAGGAGGTGGCACCAAAGGAAAGTCCAACAGCAAAGCAGGCTGTCTTTATGGAGTTCCGAaaggcaattttacattagagcttatatatgaCTTTAAcaggggttagaagtgtctttttGGCACATAGCCCACAGATGGCATGGCCAgatgagttattcattacaagataattACAAAAGACACTTTATCAGACTAAGCAGGTACATGCCAGACAgctccttatcaggctaaagatatacatgccaggcatctaggctctaatcttcatgtggggggttgtaagtcacaggtggttggacagaacaaaacaaagtaacaAAAGCATGcagaaagaaggcaagcagaaaagaaaaaaacaaacttataggttcatcatggcattagCTATGTAAAGCTCTTAATCACccgttttgaaaaggagaaaacatgctgtggTGTATTATAGTCATAGTAATGTGTTCTCTCGTGTGCTGCTTTTATTTTCGGGTGCATCAGGTGTTCTGGTATTAATACCTGTCCTTGGAAATTGTATCCATCTTCTGTTCTGTTATTTAAGGTCAAAGCCCCATTCACATGTTTATCACTGGGGGTTTTCTGGTAGCTAAAGAGACTCTCCCTCTGGTCCCTAGGGCACTGTATAACTTCCACCTCTGTTGACCCTAATACATTATTCAAGAAAGGCATTCTCTAGTAGGTTTTCTTTCCTCCAGCTGAGATGCCCTTTCTGTCATGGTACTGCCACGGTTTGAGGCAAGGTAAGGATGTTGACCATCTTACCAGGCCTTGAAGCTGTTTGCTGCCTATGTCTGTGTTTGACAGCTCTCCAGCCTGCCAATGAAGCCAGCCGAGGGCTGGGACTGCAGACTTATACCTGCCTGGGGTGGCTGGAGTATCCCCTGTGTGCCTGGGACAGAAGCAGAGGCCATGTTCTCTAGCTCTCTGGTCTGTTGTGTAAGTTGTCTTTCCACTGTTATTGCAACCAGGGGGTCCTCGTGAGTTTCAGGGGAGTCCCTGGGCCCTGTCAGTTCGAGTCATTGGCTGACAGCTGCAGGGGCTGTGTTATGGGTTTCTGCTTGGACTGGGTTGGCTGCAAGGGGCCCTTCATTTCCAGTAGCCTTGTTTGCAGTAGGCAAACTGTCTGAGGCCTAGTTTTAGGAGGCCTTGGGTTGGCCACTGGCCCTTTTGGGGTCCATGACGACTTACCTCACATGAGGTTTGCCTGGCCAACAGTTTGCCAGGAGTTGCTGCCAGAAGCTCTGCATTTTTCCTTGTACCTGATCCTGATTATTGAAGACCTTAAAGGCAATCTCAACAAGTTGTAAAGTATTCATTCCTAGATGTACATACCAGAATTAGTTTCTAAGTCTCAAAGTAAAAGCTCCTCAGGCTGATCACTGCCTTGGTTAAGAGACCCACCTGATCCTCCTATACAAGGGGCTCGATGCATACTGAGGGTCAGTAGAGCTTCAGCTAGTGGTCAAGGAGGTGCTGGACTCCAGACAGAGACCCCACATTGAGAGACAAAATTGTTAACAAACGCGGGAAGGTGGGTGTAGGgcaatgctattcagctatatgcatcccctcctaatggagGCAGCTTTGCTCTTCCTGAAGTATACTGGGGATGAACTTGGAATGGATTCGAGCTAAGGTACAAGGCTCTGGTGGGAttgggccagtggccaaggccaaggaatgccttagcaacaagaagaaaaacatctgggcctggacatgaagCCCCTGGGAatgctgactgcccaaggacttgGGAGGAAAAACAATAAGCTTTAGCCCCAGCTGGAACAGCGTATAAGCTTGTGTTCCCTGGTAGGTGGTTATGGAGCATTAAACTGGTGGTCCAGCTGCCACCCTGGACGGACAGTCCCATAAATAAGCTCTCCCaataaaccatatgtcatgaGCACTCGTTCCAgagtctttcttcagtctcttggagGCATAGCCAACCTTGGGTCCAGTGCTGCTGGCCTGTTACATAACAGTGGGTCATTGTCCAATGCACTCAGACTGGCCAATTATCTAgacactggtctttgagaaagagacagtaactttattgcaatatgCAGAGCAACGAgcctggaggaagttcctcagatctgcCTCCCTGAACTACAGGGAAGCAGGACaaatatgtgatttgggcagcaagatggtggccaCACAGGTGTTCTGGGGAGGGAAAAGTCTAGAAGATGGCCAGAAAACAGGAGTTGATGTGGTTCTTGTCAGACCTttggtttggaaatagggtccaggtgatgatttgccttctgattcattcctccTGTTGCTacgtcctctgttgaggtcattTAACAGTCACATTTGGCCCTTCTGTGCATCCAGTGTGGGCCAAATCTgatttgggctagtttaaggactaatggaaatttaatgGCATTAGTAAGGTCAAGTTAcacaaggcaacaggtttttgtttttttttttgctaaaagcCTCCATATCCCCACACATCTGAAGCTTTGCTAAAGCCATTTTCCACTTATGAAAATTTCGACTCCACATTTTCTTATGTCTGCCAATCTCAGCAGtcttttttaaagaagtaacTAACAATTAACTTCCCATCTTTTCACATAAACAGCTAAGCTCTCCTTCCCTAAACCTCcacttgtgtatatatatatatatacatatttacacaTAAGCCATATTTAAATGTATACATGTTTAAATAACATAGTTAACTGACATTTATTCATGTTTATGTCTGTATTTCCTTTCAAATCAAAGTCCATGGCAGATAGTAATAATTAGGATGCTAATGCCACCTAATGTTTACTAAGTGTAAATGTGTCTCCTGGATATGCAAATTAGAGTTCCCTACAAAACTGCGGTTCTCATATTTGCTCAATTTTGTGGTAAAACTTACCTTGGGTCAGAGTGCTGGGAAGACTAGCACTAGATTTGGAAGccagatatttttctttctctctttccttttattgtgctttatgaaggtttacagagcaaatttgtttctctttaagtaattaatacacatattattttgtgacattggttgccaaccccacaactgtcaactctctccccttcttgaccttgggttttccagcttggtagttgtggtccattagtcctttggactaatctttcccatgtgtctttggttttcttcattctcccttgccccagacagggtgggaccagtggagtatcttagatggccactcgcaagcttttaagacctcagatgcttctcaccaaataggatgtagaacattttctttataaactatgttatgccaattgagctagatgtcccctgagacgatggtccccagccttcagcctagtaactctgtccctcagggagtttgaatgtgtctatgaagcttccatgacctcacCTTGGTGAAGTTGTGCTgattccccagtactgtgtactgtcttacccttcaccatagttaccacttatctatcatctggttagtgtttttccctccccaaacCTCCCCTCACTTGTAtccgtcaaagattgtttctttttatgtgtgaACCTTTTCATaagcttttataatagtggtctcatacaatctttgtcattttgtgactgacttatttcactcagcataatggcctccagatttatccatgctgtgagatgttttgcagattcatcattgttctttactgctgcacaatattctattgtgtgtatataccatagtttgtttattcattcatctgttgatggacacttaagttgttttcatctttttgctattgtgaataatgctacaatgaacatgggtgtgcatatgtctatttgtgtgatgtctcttatttgtctaggatatatttctagaagtgggattgctggatcatatggtatttctgtttctagccttttaaggaagcatcatatcattttccaaaatggttgtaccattttgcattcccatcagcagtgcataagagctccaatcCCTCCAaggcctcttcaacatttgttattttctggtttttcttgATTCGTAccagtaatgttggagtgagatg
Above is a window of Loxodonta africana isolate mLoxAfr1 chromosome 2, mLoxAfr1.hap2, whole genome shotgun sequence DNA encoding:
- the LOC100666417 gene encoding olfactory receptor 2L13-like codes for the protein MEKWNQTSNDFILLGLFPPNQTGLLLLLLIILVFLLALMGNSTMIHLICTDPHLHTPMYFLLSQLSLMDLMCISTTVPKMVYNFLSGHKGISFPGCGTQSFLFLTMAGSEGLLLASMAYDRYVAICRPLHYPNLMGRKMCVQMMVGSWILGSINSLAHTVYALHIPYCRSRAIDHFFCDVPAMLPLVCMDTWVYEYMVFVSTSLFLLLPFLGITASYGRVLLAVYHMHSKEGRKKAFTTCSTHLTVVTLYYAPFVYTYLRPRNLRSPAEDKILAFFYTILTPMLNPIIYSLRNKEVLGAMTRVFGIFSSNKE